The following coding sequences are from one Rathayibacter sp. SW19 window:
- a CDS encoding M23 family metallopeptidase, whose translation MKWPRIAIGALALALVLTGCTSTPDTSTTPSTTTVTTKRIVLPPAYTAVTVTQLGAPTLPFKGTDGKYHVVYDLLLTNASRASATLEKVQVVDEAHRSTVVASFSGTQLVDPTCEYGNCNRLRTLPSSPAPDTSIPPQQSRALLVGYSFASLKDAPQIVLHRMFLSAASNPGAKDPTEVNYLVAPVNISAGAARVIAPPVKGTNWVAQNGCCDIGFPHIPSLSPLDGKLSNSQRLAIDWMRTNDQGEFYTGDKTKNESYFGYGQTVYAVADGTISSELNELAPNTPGTLPADDPVLAKQITVENVDGNNIVEDIGGGVWAMYAHLQKGSLLVKPGDKVKAGQAIAKLGNTGNSNAAHLHFQLMNEPNLIGADAVPYVINSFSYAGFIAPSAMLNTDSYVSGKYFADHLSTVQKRTDQLPLNGSIVNFSR comes from the coding sequence GACAGTGACGACAAAACGCATCGTCCTGCCACCGGCGTACACCGCCGTCACCGTCACGCAACTCGGCGCTCCGACGCTCCCGTTCAAGGGCACCGACGGAAAGTACCACGTCGTCTACGATCTGTTGCTGACCAACGCGAGCAGGGCATCCGCAACGCTCGAAAAGGTGCAGGTGGTCGATGAGGCGCACCGCTCAACGGTCGTCGCATCGTTCTCCGGCACGCAGTTGGTCGACCCGACGTGCGAGTACGGCAACTGCAATCGACTACGCACGTTGCCGTCAAGCCCGGCACCGGACACCTCGATTCCCCCGCAGCAATCCCGGGCGCTACTCGTCGGCTACTCGTTCGCATCCCTGAAGGATGCCCCGCAGATCGTCTTGCACCGCATGTTCCTGTCCGCGGCCTCAAACCCAGGAGCCAAGGACCCGACCGAAGTGAACTATCTGGTCGCACCGGTGAACATCTCTGCCGGTGCCGCCCGCGTGATCGCGCCGCCCGTGAAGGGCACTAATTGGGTGGCGCAGAACGGATGCTGCGACATCGGATTCCCGCACATCCCGTCGCTGTCTCCCCTGGACGGCAAACTCTCGAACAGCCAGCGCCTCGCAATCGACTGGATGCGCACCAACGACCAAGGCGAGTTCTACACCGGCGACAAGACGAAGAACGAGAGCTACTTCGGCTACGGTCAAACGGTTTACGCGGTTGCCGACGGTACGATCTCATCGGAGCTCAATGAGCTTGCACCGAACACGCCGGGCACGCTGCCCGCCGACGATCCGGTGCTTGCCAAGCAGATCACCGTGGAGAACGTCGACGGCAACAACATCGTCGAGGACATCGGCGGGGGCGTCTGGGCCATGTACGCGCACCTGCAGAAGGGCTCGCTGCTCGTCAAACCGGGCGACAAAGTGAAGGCCGGTCAGGCCATTGCGAAGCTCGGCAACACAGGGAATTCGAACGCCGCCCATCTGCACTTCCAGCTCATGAACGAGCCGAATCTGATTGGCGCTGACGCTGTTCCCTACGTGATCAACAGCTTCTCGTATGCAGGGTTTATCGCCCCTTCTGCAATGTTGAACACCGACAGCTACGTGTCAGGCAAATACTTCGCCGACCATCTGTCGACGGTACAGAAACGCACCGACCAGTTGCCGTTGAACGGAAGCATCGTCAACTTCAGTAGGTAG
- a CDS encoding BPTD_3080 family restriction endonuclease yields MDNPIINSPYNEPMQHWEIGDKGPTGELIEGRRPSESFVPVPKPKKRGKHGTLMFEQPQLDILSVTDELIVENDAIDQLRDEVRHWRDTGYPSVTATSRCLLEHWSSPTRDNRILFAQREAAETAIFLHEVVGRPGYTPSRVGGADWRTLLKDANDTHNAGLPRIALKMATGTGKTVVMTMLIAWQSLNKIANPQDSRFAKRFLVITPGITIRDRLSVLQPASPDNYYDERDILPRHLRGELGKAEISVINYHQLMQRDAKEIKGVAANTRKLLLAGKNMPDDPFKETPQAVVSRVLKGVGGTRGKGEIIVINDEAHHCYQVNTTDRDHADLKSKADADTKADLEDAKVWFRGVDWIRRYSGVKTVYDLSATPFYLKGSGWSEGLIFPWAVSDFSLMDAIESGIVKVPRLPVDDDSAGDVVKYLNLYDQVKDDPAWPKTVRAAPTEPGSWIIPAALDGALRSLYKSYEVSYSRWEEHLQSMGEPPPVMILVTPNTVVSKLIYEWIAGYEKRVGDESVHVTGHLEKFSNVENGSLVAIPRSIIIDSKQLEADDAMSKEFKDAAAEQIEAFKRTLREAGRHSDAENLDDKALLREVMNTVGKKDKLGEQVRCVVSVSMLTEGWDANTVTHILGVRAFGSQLLCEQVIGRGLRRRSYVADDKGMFGVEYANAYGIPFAFIPADKPVPQAKPPEPAIRVEALDERAELEIDFPVLSGYRVEIPDAELIFDVDDAARIRLDNETVPSWVQNEPLIGTPERIEGLKEVREQELAFLVARHILNQFFTTQGDARPWLFPRLVEFTKQWLNQCVDTAPGYTLGYLSLAEPQRLAAEAIYNAITRLESDDARRPRLRPILSPFEPRSSTTGVSFDTRKHHFETTRSHVSHVTLDGKVGNEWERELAVTCEKLAEDGVITSYVKNDHLGFTIPYVYKGRSHQYWPDFLLRLPQQPGEDFTRTLIVEVSGSQKSPGPTKEKARTARDSWCAAVNNHGGFGRWGYVEMGKAAVDDAENYLRKVLRLLIADAPIVGDPDLLYTNLLAGLSREESTEG; encoded by the coding sequence ATGGACAATCCGATCATTAACTCTCCCTACAACGAACCAATGCAGCATTGGGAGATTGGCGACAAGGGTCCAACGGGTGAACTAATCGAGGGTAGACGCCCAAGCGAGTCATTTGTTCCGGTGCCCAAGCCGAAGAAGCGTGGCAAGCACGGCACGCTGATGTTCGAGCAGCCCCAGCTCGACATCCTCTCGGTCACCGATGAACTGATCGTCGAGAACGACGCGATTGACCAGTTGCGTGACGAGGTGCGGCACTGGCGCGACACCGGATACCCAAGCGTCACAGCCACCAGTCGCTGCCTACTCGAGCACTGGTCGAGCCCGACGCGTGACAACCGCATCCTTTTTGCCCAGCGTGAGGCGGCTGAGACCGCAATCTTCCTGCACGAGGTCGTCGGGCGCCCTGGCTACACGCCGAGCCGCGTCGGTGGTGCCGACTGGCGCACGCTGCTCAAAGACGCCAACGATACGCACAATGCAGGCCTTCCGCGTATTGCGCTGAAGATGGCAACCGGCACCGGCAAGACCGTCGTGATGACCATGCTCATCGCCTGGCAATCGCTGAACAAGATCGCCAACCCGCAGGACTCCCGCTTCGCCAAGCGCTTCCTTGTCATCACGCCCGGCATCACTATTCGCGATCGGCTCAGCGTGCTGCAGCCGGCGAGTCCCGACAACTACTACGACGAGCGCGACATCCTGCCGCGACATCTGCGCGGCGAACTCGGGAAGGCTGAGATCTCGGTGATCAACTATCACCAGCTCATGCAACGCGACGCGAAAGAGATCAAAGGCGTCGCAGCCAACACACGCAAGCTCCTGCTTGCGGGCAAGAACATGCCAGACGATCCCTTTAAAGAGACGCCGCAGGCCGTCGTCTCGCGAGTGCTCAAGGGTGTTGGCGGCACCCGCGGCAAGGGCGAGATCATCGTCATCAACGATGAGGCGCACCACTGCTACCAGGTGAACACCACGGACCGCGATCACGCTGATCTGAAGAGCAAAGCGGATGCCGACACCAAGGCCGACCTCGAAGATGCCAAGGTGTGGTTCCGAGGCGTCGACTGGATCCGCCGCTATTCCGGCGTTAAGACGGTCTACGACCTGTCGGCGACTCCGTTCTATCTCAAGGGCTCCGGCTGGAGTGAGGGGCTGATCTTCCCCTGGGCGGTCAGCGACTTCTCGCTGATGGATGCCATCGAGTCGGGCATCGTGAAGGTGCCCCGCCTGCCCGTCGACGATGACTCGGCCGGTGACGTCGTGAAGTATCTGAACCTATATGACCAGGTGAAGGATGACCCTGCGTGGCCCAAGACCGTGAGGGCCGCGCCCACCGAGCCCGGCTCGTGGATTATCCCCGCCGCTCTCGACGGCGCCCTGCGGAGCCTCTACAAAAGCTACGAAGTCTCATACTCTCGGTGGGAGGAGCACCTGCAGTCGATGGGCGAACCCCCGCCCGTGATGATCCTCGTCACCCCGAACACCGTGGTCTCCAAGCTAATCTACGAGTGGATCGCGGGCTACGAGAAGCGCGTCGGCGATGAGTCAGTGCACGTCACGGGCCATCTGGAGAAGTTCAGCAATGTCGAGAACGGCAGCTTGGTCGCCATTCCTCGGTCGATCATCATCGACTCCAAGCAACTTGAGGCTGACGACGCGATGTCGAAGGAGTTCAAGGATGCCGCAGCCGAGCAGATCGAGGCATTCAAGCGGACGTTGCGCGAAGCGGGTCGACACAGTGACGCCGAGAATCTTGATGACAAGGCGCTGCTGCGCGAGGTGATGAACACCGTCGGCAAGAAAGACAAGCTCGGAGAACAGGTGCGCTGCGTTGTGAGCGTCTCGATGCTCACCGAGGGGTGGGATGCGAATACCGTCACGCACATCCTCGGGGTGCGCGCATTCGGGTCGCAGCTGCTGTGCGAGCAGGTGATCGGGCGCGGCCTGCGTCGCCGGTCGTACGTTGCTGACGACAAAGGCATGTTCGGTGTCGAGTATGCGAACGCCTATGGCATTCCGTTTGCGTTCATCCCCGCGGATAAACCGGTGCCGCAGGCAAAACCGCCCGAGCCGGCTATCCGCGTCGAGGCGTTGGATGAGCGAGCCGAACTCGAGATCGACTTCCCCGTACTTTCCGGCTATCGCGTTGAAATCCCGGATGCCGAGCTCATCTTCGATGTCGATGATGCAGCCCGCATCCGCCTCGACAACGAGACGGTTCCCAGCTGGGTGCAGAACGAGCCTTTGATCGGCACGCCCGAGCGCATTGAGGGTCTGAAGGAGGTGCGCGAGCAGGAGCTCGCATTCCTCGTCGCCCGGCACATCCTCAACCAGTTCTTCACAACACAGGGTGATGCTCGCCCCTGGTTGTTCCCGCGCCTGGTCGAGTTCACCAAGCAGTGGTTGAATCAGTGCGTCGACACCGCTCCCGGCTATACGCTCGGCTACCTCTCCCTGGCGGAACCACAGCGACTCGCGGCCGAGGCGATCTACAACGCGATCACCAGACTCGAGAGCGACGACGCGCGTCGGCCGCGTCTGCGCCCAATCCTCAGCCCGTTCGAGCCGCGCTCCTCGACGACTGGTGTGTCTTTCGACACCCGCAAACACCACTTTGAGACGACACGCTCCCACGTCAGCCACGTCACCCTCGACGGCAAGGTCGGCAACGAATGGGAGCGAGAGCTCGCAGTGACCTGCGAAAAGCTCGCCGAAGACGGGGTTATCACGAGCTACGTGAAGAATGACCATCTCGGCTTCACGATCCCCTACGTGTACAAGGGCCGCTCGCACCAGTACTGGCCCGATTTCTTGCTGCGCCTGCCGCAACAGCCCGGCGAAGACTTCACCCGCACACTCATCGTCGAGGTCTCCGGCTCGCAGAAGAGCCCCGGCCCGACCAAGGAGAAGGCACGCACCGCTCGCGACAGCTGGTGCGCGGCCGTCAACAATCACGGCGGCTTCGGCCGCTGGGGATATGTGGAGATGGGCAAGGCTGCAGTTGACGACGCAGAGAATTACCTGCGCAAAGTGCTGCGCCTGCTCATCGCCGACGCGCCCATCGTCGGCGACCCCGACCTGTTGTATACGAACCTGCTCGCGGGGCTCTCCCGCGAAGAGTCCACGGAAGGCTGA
- a CDS encoding type II toxin-antitoxin system TacA family antitoxin, with the protein MPEHVIDARPSKSQRIYLRATDRQETILRRAAETTDHTLTDFILGSAVEHAERVLADRRWFTATEEQFAEFQRLLDEPLPSTSKFEKMFSRRSRFDHAE; encoded by the coding sequence ATGCCTGAGCACGTTATTGACGCGCGCCCTTCGAAAAGCCAACGAATCTACCTCCGCGCGACGGATCGCCAGGAGACAATCTTGCGGCGCGCCGCTGAAACCACCGATCACACCCTGACTGACTTCATCCTGGGGAGCGCCGTGGAACACGCCGAGCGCGTCCTGGCTGACCGTCGCTGGTTCACCGCGACCGAGGAACAGTTCGCGGAATTCCAGCGATTGCTTGACGAGCCGCTGCCGTCCACCAGCAAGTTCGAGAAGATGTTCTCCCGCCGTTCACGGTTCGATCACGCTGAATGA
- a CDS encoding GNAT family N-acetyltransferase, whose product MTDLSAPRKLLRSDDRTQFRSGAAELDEWLTKYAWQNQEANNATTYVITAGDRVVGYYAIAMAAVAKSDVPEPIAKRRPSQIPCILLARLAIDESYANQGLGWELLRDALLRSVQLSESIGAAAVLVHCRDESARAFYAHNGDFIQSPVDEMHLLAPMSRLIRYID is encoded by the coding sequence ATGACCGATCTGAGCGCACCGAGAAAGCTGCTCCGATCAGATGATCGAACGCAATTCCGCAGCGGAGCTGCAGAACTTGACGAGTGGCTCACAAAGTATGCGTGGCAAAACCAAGAGGCCAACAACGCGACCACCTATGTGATCACGGCAGGTGACCGCGTTGTCGGGTACTACGCGATCGCGATGGCTGCGGTCGCGAAGTCGGATGTGCCCGAGCCGATCGCCAAACGTCGCCCGTCACAGATCCCCTGTATCCTCCTCGCGAGGCTCGCAATCGACGAGAGTTATGCGAATCAGGGGCTCGGGTGGGAACTGCTGCGTGACGCACTTCTGCGTTCGGTACAGCTGAGCGAGAGCATTGGTGCGGCAGCCGTGCTGGTCCACTGCCGCGATGAAAGCGCGCGAGCTTTCTATGCCCACAACGGTGATTTCATTCAGTCGCCTGTCGACGAAATGCACCTGCTCGCACCAATGAGCAGGCTCATTCGCTACATCGATTAG
- a CDS encoding site-specific DNA-methyltransferase: MARRAAIKGPTPVDAITHDDTRTNIPTADAAGTFYDETRDALPPVPFDRRDPTLDPQLVWRGKFDDGDDEMLVDAPPIYIQEKIDPRVLIENLRRSPAAERAQRAEAPAPTMFDFSDYDELDELSQVEFYQHQESWKNRMILGDSLQVMGSLAGREQLRGKVQMIYLDPPYGIKFGSNWQVSARKRDVKDGKLEDAAREAEQIKAFRDTWEFGIHSYLSYLRDRLVVARDLLTESGSVFVQIGDENVHLVRSLLDEVFGSENFVATVDFKKTGGFTSSALPRNFDYVHWYAKDATAVKFQRLYAPVLPEPEDTAFYDYVEDAAGCRRALNASEKRAPRSLVGRLIARNPLISDGETADGGFIIDFEGQDYHPAAGNHWKTNRAGVDKLQAARRLIVKGNTLRFVRYWDDFAVDTIGSVWADTVTGGFRGDDRLYVVQTITKVIERCMLMTTDPGDLVLDPTCGSGTTAYVAEQWGRRWITVDTSRVALALARQRLMGGRFPYYLLADSAEGRKKEGQLSSTAIDPQGAGNDIRHGFVCERVQHITLKSIANNPDIHEGMTRDEIDAAIKRHADFEYLYDKPYEDKKRVRVTGPFTVESLSPHRSLTFDDAEAFLPASDDTLDDAQFEKSILDNLQRAGIQNGRKAERIHFASLDAYAGTHVQAIGDRRSGDEPSAGAASSRIAIAIGPQYGTVSPGFIKRAAREAIADSEVDLLCVLGFSFDPLATNVTEDDGVTVVDAGDGFATVEGERDLGRIKVLLVRMNADLLMGEQLKKTGAGNLFTVFGEPDIEVSEVDGGRLQVALHGVDVYDPTTSDVRSVGTERIALWMIDTDYNEESFFVRHCYFTGGNDPYKKLKTALKADINADAWAQLNRDVSMPFDRPSSGKIAVKVINDYGDEVMKVIEV; the protein is encoded by the coding sequence ATGGCACGCCGCGCTGCAATCAAGGGCCCAACCCCCGTCGACGCCATCACGCACGATGACACTCGCACCAACATTCCGACAGCGGATGCCGCGGGCACGTTCTACGACGAGACGAGAGACGCTCTTCCGCCCGTGCCATTCGATCGGCGTGACCCAACTCTGGACCCACAATTGGTGTGGCGTGGCAAGTTCGACGACGGCGATGACGAGATGCTCGTCGACGCGCCACCGATTTACATACAGGAGAAGATCGACCCCCGCGTGCTCATCGAGAACCTCCGCCGCTCCCCGGCCGCTGAGCGAGCGCAGCGAGCCGAAGCGCCTGCCCCCACAATGTTCGACTTCTCCGACTACGACGAACTCGACGAGCTTTCACAGGTCGAGTTCTACCAGCATCAGGAGAGCTGGAAGAACCGTATGATCCTCGGCGACTCGCTGCAGGTCATGGGCTCCCTCGCCGGGCGAGAGCAGCTGCGCGGCAAGGTGCAAATGATCTACCTCGACCCGCCGTACGGCATTAAATTCGGCTCGAACTGGCAGGTTTCGGCCCGCAAGCGTGACGTGAAAGACGGCAAGCTCGAGGATGCCGCCCGCGAGGCCGAGCAGATCAAGGCTTTCCGTGACACCTGGGAGTTCGGGATCCATTCCTACCTGTCGTATCTGCGCGACCGGCTCGTCGTCGCTCGCGATCTGCTCACGGAATCGGGGTCGGTGTTCGTGCAGATCGGTGACGAGAATGTGCACCTCGTGCGGAGCCTGCTGGACGAGGTGTTCGGGAGTGAGAACTTCGTGGCTACAGTCGACTTCAAGAAAACCGGCGGTTTCACTTCGTCTGCGCTACCGCGCAACTTTGACTACGTGCACTGGTATGCGAAGGACGCCACAGCTGTAAAGTTTCAACGGCTCTATGCGCCAGTATTGCCAGAGCCTGAAGACACTGCGTTCTACGATTACGTAGAGGATGCGGCCGGATGCCGCCGCGCATTGAATGCAAGTGAGAAGCGAGCGCCTCGTTCCCTCGTCGGGAGGCTCATCGCGCGCAATCCCCTGATATCTGACGGAGAAACGGCAGACGGTGGATTCATTATCGACTTTGAGGGTCAGGATTACCACCCAGCTGCTGGAAACCATTGGAAGACGAATCGTGCAGGTGTCGACAAACTCCAGGCTGCGCGCCGACTGATCGTAAAGGGCAACACTCTTCGATTTGTGCGCTACTGGGATGACTTTGCAGTTGACACGATCGGAAGCGTCTGGGCCGATACCGTCACGGGTGGCTTTCGCGGTGACGACAGGCTTTACGTGGTTCAAACCATCACGAAGGTCATCGAGCGCTGCATGCTCATGACCACCGACCCCGGCGACCTAGTGCTCGACCCCACCTGCGGCTCCGGTACGACGGCGTATGTCGCCGAACAGTGGGGCCGTCGCTGGATCACAGTCGACACCTCCCGCGTCGCGCTGGCCCTCGCGCGGCAGCGGCTCATGGGCGGAAGGTTCCCCTACTACCTGCTTGCCGACAGTGCAGAGGGGCGCAAGAAGGAAGGCCAGCTGTCGAGCACCGCCATCGATCCGCAAGGGGCCGGCAACGACATCCGGCACGGGTTTGTGTGCGAGCGCGTGCAGCACATCACGCTGAAGTCCATCGCGAACAACCCCGACATTCACGAGGGTATGACGCGTGACGAGATCGACGCGGCGATCAAGCGCCACGCCGACTTCGAGTATCTCTACGACAAGCCGTATGAGGACAAGAAACGGGTGCGGGTCACCGGCCCGTTCACGGTCGAGAGCCTGTCGCCGCACCGGTCGCTGACATTCGACGACGCAGAGGCGTTCCTGCCAGCATCTGACGACACGCTGGATGACGCGCAATTCGAAAAGTCCATTCTCGACAACTTGCAGCGTGCCGGTATCCAGAACGGACGCAAGGCCGAGCGCATCCATTTTGCAAGCCTCGACGCTTACGCCGGCACTCATGTGCAGGCGATCGGCGACCGCCGCAGCGGTGATGAGCCGAGCGCTGGTGCTGCATCCAGCCGAATCGCGATCGCGATCGGTCCGCAATATGGCACCGTCTCACCCGGGTTCATCAAGCGTGCCGCACGCGAGGCCATCGCCGACTCTGAGGTCGACCTGTTGTGCGTGCTGGGCTTCTCGTTCGACCCGCTTGCCACGAACGTCACCGAGGACGACGGCGTGACCGTCGTCGACGCAGGTGACGGCTTCGCCACCGTCGAGGGTGAGCGCGACCTCGGCCGCATCAAGGTCCTGCTGGTGCGCATGAACGCCGACCTGCTGATGGGTGAGCAGCTGAAGAAGACCGGCGCCGGCAACCTGTTCACGGTGTTCGGCGAGCCCGACATCGAGGTATCAGAGGTCGACGGCGGCAGGCTGCAGGTCGCCCTGCACGGCGTCGACGTGTACGATCCGACCACGAGCGACGTGCGCAGCGTTGGCACCGAGCGCATCGCCCTGTGGATGATTGACACCGACTACAACGAGGAGTCGTTCTTCGTGCGCCACTGCTATTTCACCGGTGGCAACGACCCCTACAAGAAGCTGAAGACCGCGCTGAAAGCCGACATCAACGCGGACGCGTGGGCGCAGCTCAATCGCGACGTCTCCATGCCGTTCGACCGCCCTTCCTCCGGCAAGATCGCCGTCAAAGTCATCAACGACTATGGCGACGAGGTCATGAAAGTTATTGAGGTCTAG
- a CDS encoding ATP-dependent helicase: MTYTSAQKSAIDEITHPLQLIACAGSGKTQVISQRISHILAQPGIHPRNVVAFTFTEKAAAELKERVHAIVRAEHGDVLGMAEMFIGTMHGYCLNLLQTYIPEAFKFSVLTEITQRLLIDRNSKASGLTTCPTTSVQGHLRRYQNSKLYMQALSILQEDDVDFELIPDGVDESLHAYLQLIAKRNYFDYTAMVATAVDLLETDADETEDMSRLLLQHVKDDVRYVVVDEYQDLNPLQERLVAALVRYGANLCVVGDDDQTIYQWRGSEVSHILDFANNHEEVRAIELADNFRSSKGIVELGRAVAERIPSAERLTKRMEYASHQQWERGDMLALEFGDAKAEALWIVGRLEQLRGLPFQDDPGSVRRGLSWSDCAVLFRSVKDAGPLVEVLRARGIPYIIKGLARLFDAPEIIAVVGLFRYLQSEIDSSELRALWATANVIPRPERFSTMLRRLDAARRFDGGDRWGLYNIQRLYLEVLEILGIREDTIPGTPERAELVMYELGKFSQVISDFETIYFASEPERKYESFLGFLTYQAPTYYEESDEEASYATPDAVTISTVHRAKGMQWPAVFVPALRKNRFPAARVGGLNVFHVIPVEAVPHGDRYRGGLSEETRLFYVALTRAKKYLYMTWAPGDAARSKNVSEFFTFATKSSWVSTRDSGLAGSERLTPTPKLETPAVNLSFSELKYLFECPYQFKLRFMYGFNPPLDEAIGYGKGLHDALAEMHKRAIAGDVPTRDEAVSLVDRHLHTPYAYPALREQLHRAAVDAIERYFDVHGEDLTRTIHSEKEIAVTVGPGVTVDGRIDLIKKLETNETSIVDFKSTSRAQPENVTRDQLHVYALGYEELTGARADLVEVLNLDEEGKNVREEVDERLLDGIRDRILAVADDIRANRFVCSHDHSKDGFDDLRWLVEGGRSQ; this comes from the coding sequence ATGACCTACACATCCGCTCAAAAGTCTGCCATTGACGAGATCACGCACCCGCTTCAACTGATCGCGTGCGCTGGCTCGGGCAAAACGCAAGTGATCTCGCAGCGCATCTCGCACATTCTCGCGCAGCCGGGCATCCACCCGAGGAATGTCGTGGCGTTCACTTTCACGGAGAAGGCTGCGGCCGAGCTGAAGGAGCGCGTGCACGCGATCGTGCGTGCCGAACATGGCGACGTCCTGGGGATGGCAGAGATGTTTATCGGCACGATGCACGGCTACTGTCTCAACCTGCTGCAGACGTACATCCCCGAGGCTTTCAAATTCAGTGTGCTGACCGAGATCACGCAGCGACTTCTCATCGACCGCAACAGTAAAGCGTCGGGACTGACCACCTGCCCCACGACGAGCGTCCAGGGGCATCTGCGCCGATATCAGAACTCAAAGTTGTATATGCAGGCGCTCTCCATCCTGCAAGAAGACGACGTTGACTTCGAGCTCATCCCGGATGGTGTCGACGAGAGCCTGCACGCATACCTTCAGCTGATTGCGAAGCGCAACTATTTTGACTACACGGCGATGGTTGCCACCGCGGTCGATCTTCTCGAGACGGATGCCGACGAGACCGAAGACATGAGTCGACTCCTTCTTCAGCATGTGAAGGACGATGTGCGCTACGTCGTGGTCGACGAGTATCAGGACCTCAACCCGCTGCAAGAACGGCTCGTCGCAGCCTTGGTGCGCTATGGCGCGAACCTGTGCGTCGTCGGCGATGACGACCAGACGATCTATCAGTGGCGGGGCAGTGAGGTCAGTCACATCCTCGACTTCGCGAATAACCACGAAGAAGTGCGCGCGATCGAGCTGGCAGACAACTTTCGCTCGTCGAAAGGCATCGTCGAGTTGGGTCGTGCCGTCGCCGAACGCATTCCCTCTGCAGAGCGGCTGACGAAGCGGATGGAGTACGCATCCCACCAGCAGTGGGAGCGTGGCGACATGCTCGCCCTCGAGTTCGGCGACGCGAAGGCCGAGGCGTTGTGGATTGTCGGTCGGCTGGAGCAGCTGCGGGGGCTTCCGTTCCAGGACGATCCCGGCAGCGTCCGGCGCGGCCTCTCCTGGTCTGACTGCGCTGTGCTCTTCCGCTCCGTCAAGGATGCCGGCCCGCTCGTCGAAGTGCTGCGCGCTCGCGGCATCCCGTACATCATCAAGGGTCTGGCCCGGCTGTTCGACGCGCCAGAGATCATCGCCGTGGTTGGGCTTTTCCGGTATCTGCAAAGTGAGATTGACAGCAGTGAACTGCGGGCACTGTGGGCAACGGCGAACGTGATCCCGCGGCCCGAACGTTTCTCCACAATGCTGCGCCGGTTGGATGCAGCCCGGCGATTCGATGGGGGTGACAGGTGGGGTCTTTACAATATCCAGCGCCTCTATCTCGAAGTGCTCGAGATCCTCGGTATTCGAGAAGACACGATTCCGGGTACGCCCGAACGTGCCGAGCTGGTGATGTATGAGCTTGGTAAGTTCTCTCAGGTCATCTCCGACTTTGAGACGATCTACTTCGCCTCGGAGCCCGAGCGCAAGTACGAGTCCTTCCTCGGCTTTCTCACGTATCAGGCACCGACGTACTACGAAGAATCGGATGAGGAGGCGAGTTACGCCACCCCGGATGCCGTGACCATCTCGACCGTGCACCGAGCCAAGGGCATGCAGTGGCCGGCCGTGTTCGTGCCGGCATTGAGGAAGAACCGGTTCCCTGCTGCCCGCGTCGGCGGACTCAACGTGTTCCACGTGATCCCTGTCGAGGCAGTGCCACATGGTGACCGTTACCGCGGCGGCCTCAGTGAGGAGACGCGTCTCTTCTACGTTGCACTCACGCGTGCGAAGAAATACCTCTACATGACCTGGGCGCCAGGGGATGCTGCCCGGTCAAAAAACGTCTCGGAGTTCTTCACCTTTGCGACCAAGTCTTCGTGGGTGTCTACTCGAGACTCCGGTCTGGCGGGCAGTGAGCGGCTGACACCGACGCCGAAGCTCGAGACCCCGGCAGTGAACCTTTCGTTCTCCGAGCTCAAGTATCTCTTCGAATGCCCTTATCAGTTCAAGCTGCGCTTCATGTACGGGTTCAATCCACCACTTGACGAGGCAATTGGATACGGTAAGGGGCTACACGATGCGCTGGCAGAAATGCACAAGCGAGCAATCGCGGGCGACGTACCCACTCGTGACGAAGCAGTCAGCCTCGTCGATCGTCACCTGCACACACCGTATGCGTATCCTGCGCTCCGTGAGCAGCTACATCGCGCTGCGGTGGACGCTATCGAGCGGTACTTCGACGTGCACGGCGAGGACCTCACCCGCACGATCCATTCGGAGAAGGAGATCGCGGTGACGGTCGGGCCCGGCGTGACGGTCGATGGCCGGATCGATCTCATCAAGAAACTCGAAACCAACGAAACTTCCATCGTCGATTTCAAGTCAACTTCGCGTGCGCAGCCCGAGAACGTCACAAGAGACCAACTGCACGTATACGCGCTCGGCTATGAAGAACTGACCGGCGCACGCGCTGATCTTGTCGAGGTGCTCAATCTCGATGAGGAGGGAAAGAACGTGCGTGAAGAAGTCGACGAGCGGCTGCTTGACGGCATCCGAGATCGAATTCTCGCGGTTGCAGATGATATTAGAGCCAATCGATTCGTCTGTTCGCACGATCACTCGAAGGACGGGTTCGACGACTTGAGGTGGCTTGTCGAAGGAGGGCGCTCACAATGA